DNA from Globicephala melas chromosome 5, mGloMel1.2, whole genome shotgun sequence:
ATATGCTTCTAATCTTTGAATGACTCTGACTTGGCCTCTTAATggcctgtgactttgggcaagtcacattgcgtctttgagcctcagtttccccacctgcaaaATGGAGGTCATGTCCACCCAGCTAAAAGGCGGCCTCAAGGAACTATGGAGGGACAGGATGCAGGAAGCACTTTTTCACTTGTAATGTCCCAGACAAAGGAATAGAGTTATAGTTATTGTTATcattgttggtggtggtggtatgtaTTGCTTGGCTGCTCCTTCCGGCCTCTGCTCCTGTTTCCCTGGCCGCTGACGGTGCGGCCTTCACACTTTTACTGGTGGCCTGACTTCTGCAGTAGCACGGCTACACCTGCGATGCATCAATCCGCCCCGCCTGCCCTCAGCTCTTTCAAGCATATGCTGGGTCCAGCAGGTCCCATGGAGCTCGATGTGATTCCCAACGAAGACTGTTAGCAGGGGGAGGTTGGTGGCCTGCGAGACTGAAGCCCTGCAGCTCCTCGGCATAGGCCTGAGCCCCAGCACAGGTCTGCCTCGCTCCCCTCCACTCCTTCGGACCCAGAAGCTGCTCCACCAGTGTTCTGGTTCCCGGGAATGTGTGATTCTCCCCACTGCTCAGCTTTCCCCGAGGCAGGAGCCCTTCTATAAGGCGAGGTGAATTCCGTGGACTTGAGAGAGGTTGGTTTCTACCTTTCTCCTGGTGATGAAACGCGGGTGGAGTATCGGCCTGGCCGGACCGAGCTCTGGTAGCCAGTTGGGGTCCCCACCCCGCGGACGTCTGCAGGCCTTGGATGAGGTCCTGCCTCTGTGGGATGCTCGGTGTGGCTCTGACACACTCTGCCAGTTTCCCGGTCCCCTAGATGCCACTCTTCCTCGGGCCCAGCCTCTCGGGGTTCGGGGTACCGCTACCACTAAGCTGCCTCTCAGAGGCGCGGGGACATGTGTATTGAGCTCTCCTCCGACTTTCTCAAATGAAGTCAGATTCGCCGTCACCCTCTTTCCCTTGCTAGAGTGGAGGAGCGGGATTCGCTGTGGCCCGGAAgccctttattttcttaaatggaaTCTATCCCCAAACTCTCCCTGCTTCACCCAGCTCTTTAGAGATACTCTCCGGGGGTCCATGAACCCCTCAAATCAAGTCACTTTGAGTGAGATGCGCCTTGGGATCGCCATGGTGAACAGGTCGGGAGTTtgagttacacacacacacacacacacacacacacacacacacaccagtgacATTTGGTAGCCTATCATCCCAAATTTGCTGCCCAGAGCAAGATTTTTAGTCTAAGCCTGATTTCTTGGAACTGATTTCTGCACGGGTCACAGCGTGTTCTGTCCCCTTTCCCAGCCATTGCTCCCAATCTAAGTGTGTGGGTCGAACCCAGTGATCTTTAAGGCCAGGTCTGAGATTCACTAAGGGCTGAAAGGGATTGAGAAGGATGAAACCAAAAGTCTACCTGACTCAGGTGACAACTGTTCCTGGCAACCAGGTCCTGAGAAGGCCCAGAGGGCAGCGTGTCGCAGGGAGTGGATGAAGGAAGATCTCCTTGGACAGGAAGCAGGACGGGCAGAAagcagaactttctcatcttcaaagAAAGGGCGCGGGTGGgagtagagaaggaaaaggaaacgaAGAAAGTGATACTGAAACTTTCCAACAGGAGCCGCATTTGCGGCCTGGGGTCCAGGTAAAGACATACATCTTGGGTCACGAAATGTGGTGGGAAATCCTTGGAGGGTGGGCTGGACCCGGAGGCTGCCTCCAGCTCCTGGAATCAGATCTCAACGGCGTTCGCGCCAACGCCAGCCGCGGAGCAGCTCAGAGTGAAACTGCAACAATCCGGGTCAAACTGAATTCGTTTGAGTCATTTTTCCCGAGCGACTCGAGCCAGCCCAGTAGAACTGACCCAAGCAGGGAGCCGGAGAGGGAACGAGGAAGGGAAGGGGCGACGCCTGGCCTACGGAAGAAACTCCCCAGTCCTCTGGATTCCAAATCCGCAAAGATGGAGAGCAAACTACAGTCTTAGGACGCAGCCACAAACAATTGACGTTTTCAGAAGGGGAAGAAAACCCtgcccccctcaaaaaaaaacaaaaaacaaaacccagcagtAATGGCGATCtctggagagaagaggagggattCTAGCATTACTGGAAAACTTCTAACTTTCTTTAAGGAAAATGCATTCATGAATAATGATGAAATtaaagtggaattttaaaaacatatcagaaagaaacaaaatgattgCAGGAATCCTTTGGAAGGTAGTTGGACTTGGGGGCTAGGGTGTGCATCTCCTGAGGGcgtttgcttttcccttgccgTCTCACTGTTTCCAGAAGCGGGAATCGTTTCGTAAAGCCTTTGTCGCGACTCTCGGCCCCCTCCGGGCTGAGGGGTAGCAGAAGCCCGGGCAAGGCCTTTGGGGTGCCAAGGCCGGAGTGTCCAAGGCTGGGAAAGATCGCAGGCGGAGGAGGAGGGCGAGGCGGCCTATCTGCTGCGGTGAAATTGAAAGTAGCCCGGGTCTGGGTTTCAGTGTTTTCCCGACTGAGGCCACGGACCGGGGGCCTTGGCGCCTGCCGTGTGGCATTAACTCTTGCTTGCTCTCCCCGGACCCGACGTGAGGGGCGTGTAGCGGTGAGCGCTTTGCTCCGGTGAATCCTTGGCATCTGGGGAATCATTCTGGGGAACGCCGGCGAGGCGcgttcatctttaaaatggagtaaTAAATAACCATCTCCCTGCCCATCCTCTGCTCCCACGGTGGGCTTCTGTGCGGATCAAGTGACAACGTGTCACTGAGGGAGTGAGTGGAAGTGCTTTGGAACAAGGTGCAGCGTCATTTGCACCCGGCAGGGGTCAAAGCACAGGTGACCCTCCCCGGGAGACACCTTATTAGCTCCTCAGTCTCCCCTAACCGCTTCAGAATTCCAGTGAGTttttgcctattctggaaatGAAATAATGGCAGGAACACTTAGAGAAAACTCTCAGAAAATCGAAAGCAAAGAGGATGCCGGCAGGTGGAGGAGTGAAAAGGTTAGGGTGGGGGATGGAAGTTGGGAGCGGGTTCAGCTATGGCTGCTTCCTAGACTCTGATACTAGTGCCCACGAGTAAAAACGTGAATCCTAGGTATTTGCTCCGGATTCAGTGGGATTCCTCTGTGACTCCTGCAAAGTCCCAGAAATGACGATTCCCTGAGCTGCGCGGATTTAAATGCTTCCTGAGGGTGAGCAGCGAGGAGACTTCCGGGGGGAGCGAGGTGTCCTGTCCTGGACTGAAAACAAGTTGGGAAAATGAGCCCACGTTACCGGTTCCCCCAAAGCCGGACagagagaggctcagagaaaaCACGGCGTCCAGGAGGGCATGTTAAActaaaagtttataaattaaaggaaaaaaaatacaacgaATAGAACTTCCAAATTTCACAaatctttttaaagttaatacTCTAGTTGAGTGCACAGTGCCCTTAAGGAGGCGACAAGCGGCGAGGTTGACACGAGGTTGACAGGATCACCTGTCTTAGGTTGCAGGGACAGGGATGGGAGAATCCTGGGTCAGGACGCAGGAGTCGCCGAGGCTAAACGGTAGAGACTGGGCCCAGCGGCCGAACTGCAGAGGACGCCGAGGAAAGGCCGGTCAAGGATATTCACATTGAATACAAAAATAACCATCATTTGAATACAAGCAACTGAAAAGTGCTATAAGTTTTAACctctgaaagaaagaaggaaagaaagaaagaaagggaggaagggaggaagaaagaaaggaaggaaggaaggaagaaaaagaaagaaagaaagaaagaaagaaagaaagaaagaaagaaagaaagaaagaaagaaagaaagaaagaaagaaagaaggaaagaaagaaagaaagaaagaaaaagaaaaagaaaggaagaaagaaaggttcTGCGAAGGACTCCTGGGTTTCCTCTCTCCTGGTTCGGGGGCTCCCAGGAGCTCCCCCAGTTGGTCGCAGCCTGGACCTCCGAGAGGGAAGATGCGGGGCCCTTGCCCTGCCCTGTGCTCAGAGGCTCCCTTCCATACATTCAGCAACCAATCAGGCGCCCCCACTTGAGCTCTGAcaccggggaggggtggggaggagggcccGCAAACCAAACATTTCATGGTTCAATGAACCCCTAGCCTGGGGCTCCTTGGGGCTGCCAGGGCTCTAAACCCCTTTGTAACAATTGCAATTTCCAAAAATAATAGATATGTAGATACACATAGATTGGTAGCATGGATACCATGAACTAGTGTGGCCTAGCGCACGAAGCTCCCGGCAGGCCTGAAATTCTGGGATTCAGGCTTGTGTGGTCTCCAGGAGTTCTCTCCTCTCTGGGAAACGCCATCCCCAGGCAGACACAATCCAAACCCAACATTATGGTGGTAATAAATAATGTCCAAGGGCTTCCAAGCAAGTGGGGCGGGGGGTAGGAACAGGGTCCCTAGGCCATAGGATGCCTCTGTTCAAACTAGAAAAAGGCGCCCCCCTCTGGGTAGACCCAGTCCCGCTGCCAGGGCGCACGTCCTGGagagcagagccagggctggatTTCATCCTCCACCTGCCCCCTCCACGGGGCTCCCCAGTACAGGGCACAACTTGTACAGCCATGAGCGCCCGTCTGGAGCTGGGGCGCGGGGATCATTCGCTGCCTCATCCCAGGCCGGCTCACTGGGTGCCCGCGGCGGCCGCACACGTGGAGAGTGCCCAGCCGGGGAGGCAGTAATAAGGGTAATAGTAGGAGGGCTGCAGTGGCAGCAGCGAGGGAGGCCGCAGCACCTCTCCGGGCAGGTACTGTCTCTGGTCGTCGCGCACCAGCACCTTCACTGCCACCTTCTTGGCGGCGGGCGCCGAGGCCAGTAGGTCGGCGGCCATCTGTCGGCGCTTGGTCTTGTAGCGACGGTTCTGGAACCAGATCTTCACCTGCGTCTCGGTAAGCTTCAGCGACGCGGCCAGGTCTGCGCGCTCGGGCCCGGACAGGTAGCGCTGGTGGTTGAAGCGGCGCTCCAGCTCGAAGACCTGTGCGTGGGAGAAGGCGGCGCGCGAGCGCTTCTTGCGCGGCTTGGGTGCCAcgggctcctcctcctcctctgcgcCGCCCGCGGGCCCACCGCCGCTGCCGCTGCACAACGTGGGCACGCGTGCGCCTCCTGTGCCAACGCCGTCGTCCTCGACCCTCGGGCTGCGGTCGCCTGTGGACACAGTGAGAACAGAAACGAGACACTGTCAGTGCCGCAGAGGAGTGAGGTCCGGCCTCAACCGCTGtggtcggggtggggggcggaaATACCCTTTCATGCCGCCGGAGTGGTGGGGTGGGCCTGGAAGCCGCGGGTCCGGGAGGCAAGTCTTAGAACCCTGTCCCACTCGCTTCCTGCAGCTAAGCTTGTTGTGAGCCGGCAACGAACTCAGCCGCTGTATCAACGCTGTGCAGCCAAGAGCCAGCTCCTTGCCttctctgggctccaggctcCTCGCAGCAATGTGGGCATTGGGCCTGAGCATCCTCGCACACCTTCTCCGCCCTCAGCCCTCAGCCCTCAGCCCTGGGGTTCTAGATGGCGTTTCGGATACCCTCCCTGGGTTCACCCGCCTccccacactcacactcacacacgcatCGTCacagcacacacttgttggctGCGCGGAAAGAGAAAGTGGGGAGATGGATCCTGGAGACAGAAGTATTCGGAGTCTTACGCCCCCATCCACCCGGAATTTTGGGAGGGCTATGGCAATAGGCTGAGTCAAGGCCATGGGTaggcttctccctctctcttacaAAGGCAATGAAAGGAGGGCTGGGGTTGAGGGTAGAAGGGTGTCCCTGCTTCGAATCCTTGGACCCTAATCTGACGACAGCTCCTCTGCCTCTTCCCCGCTCTCCCCGCAGAACCCTAGCAGGGAGGTCCAGCACTCTGGCCTGCAGCAGATAATATTTGCTTGGGGCCAGCGTGAGGCCTACAGCACCGTCCAGCCGACGGGGCAGGCACGGGGGTCTTTCTGACCAAATGACATGCCAGCTTGTGGTTGAGGAGGTTCCTCCCCCTGCTGAGTCTGGGATGACCTAAATCAAGCCCCTCTGCCTTCAGCTGGCTGCAGGGTTTGCCTCCAGCTCTTGGGTCCTCAGACCGGCACTGGTCTCCTGGGCCTGGGGTCTGGGAAAGCTAAAGAAACCCTCCTCCCGAAGCTCGGGCTCGGTTGGCCTTTGGCCCACTTGAAATTATCCCCCgttacctagagtctgtcatacagagtgaagtaagtcagaaagagaaagacaaataccgtatgctaacacatatatatggaatttaagaaaaaaaatgtcatgaagaacctaggggtaagacacagacctactagagaatggacttgaggatatggggagggggaagggtaagctgtgacaaagcgagagaga
Protein-coding regions in this window:
- the NKX3-2 gene encoding homeobox protein Nkx-3.2, whose amino-acid sequence is MAVRGANTLTPFSIQAILNKKEERGGLPATEGRPVPGGTAVAAAPAVCCWRLFGETDAGALGGAEDSLLASPPGTRTAAGRTTESPGGWDSDSALSEENEGGRRCADPPGASGACRTGATLGLGQPVCELPAAKDLEEEAAGRSDSEMSASVSGDRSPRVEDDGVGTGGARVPTLCSGSGGGPAGGAEEEEEPVAPKPRKKRSRAAFSHAQVFELERRFNHQRYLSGPERADLAASLKLTETQVKIWFQNRRYKTKRRQMAADLLASAPAAKKVAVKVLVRDDQRQYLPGEVLRPPSLLPLQPSYYYPYYCLPGWALSTCAAAAGTQ